A segment of the Nitrosopumilus sp. genome:
GGTTTGGTAAATATGGCATATGTGCGCATATAGATAATCTGTCAATTTTACTTGATTTTAATTTTGATTTAAAATTATCAATGTCATCTTTGGTCAATTCCTTGGCATGCCATCCCCTGGGATTTCTGGTAAATATTTGAAATGCTGAGCATTCTCTTTCAACTGCATTATCTACTGATTTATCAATTGATCCAGAAATTGAGACATGGCATCCAATTTGCATACATTTCTTTTCTCCAAACATAATTTAAATCAGAGTCAAAATTTAAAAAATCAGATTTTTAAGTAAACTCGATAAATCACTTTCATGCTTGCTCTTGGACAAGATGAGATTGCAAAATATCCATTTTTGGCAGATGCTGGTGATTATTTGAAGGATAAAGGATTTTCCATCTATAATTTTGGAATTGATCCCGTTCTGAAAATATCTGTAGATAAAGCATATCATAGAATTACAGCATCTACTGAAGGGAAAATTTATGATTCTGATCTCATAGACGGACAAGCATCAAAACCCTATATTTTGGAACGTGAGGTTTTCTCATTTCTAGTGGCAATAGTTTTGATAAAACTTTCTCGTATGCCTACTTTAGTCAAACGATTTGCACTTGCAGAAGCTAGAAGGGCAGAATCATATTTGAAAAAAGATTTAGGAAGAGCTTCTAATCCTTCAGAAATTGATTTACTGAAAAAAATAATTTTTGAATTATCTGGAATTGAAGTAATGAAAAAAGATGATTTTTTTACAATATCCGTACCTGATTATCTAAAACAATCTGCAACTTTTAATGAAAAAGAATGGAAATTAATAAATCGACATGTAGAAAATGGAAAAGTATTTTTGAATTCTGAAAAAATTGTTAGATTACTTAGAAAAGAAATATCAGTTTACATAAGTTCAAAAATAAACAAATCACCTACACCTGAAATGATTCCTGGATTAGAAACTAAGGTGAATGATTTAATTTCACTTGCAAAAAAATACACGCCAGTTTTTGTATCTACTGGAGAATATCCCCCATGCATTAAACATGCAATAAATATTCTCGAAAAAGGTGAGAATCTTGCTCATTCTGGAAGATTTATGCTTGCAACTTTTTTATTAGCAAAAGGACAATCGGTTCAACAAATTGCACCATTGTTCAAAAATGCACCTGACTATAATGAACGTGTAACCCTCTACCAACTAAATAATTTGGCTGGAACTTCAGGAAGTGGAACACAATATTTTTGTCCTTCATGTCAAAAACTACAAGCTCAAAGTCTATGCTTTGCAACTTCAGAATGTGATAATATTATTAATCCAATGCAATTTGGAAGGAAGAAAAAGTAATGCAAGAAGCTGATATGCAATTTCTAGAAGGATCATTTAAAAAATATTATTTTGATCATTTTGATCAAATCAAAGTTCCTGAAAGGACATTAGAACGTGAATTTGGTTACCAAAAATTCAATTCAGGAATGATTAGACATCTCGCAATCAAAGATGACAAAGAATTACATCTAATGCTAATGAATAACACTCCGTCTGATGTTTATTGTTCTAATGGATACTATACATTTCCAAATCTGCCCATGAATGAGAAAGATTGGAAAGAAGCAGATCTAATTTTTGACATTGATGCAAAAGATCTCAATTTACCTTGTAGAACAAGTCATACAGTTTCAATTTGCAATGAATGTAATGAGGTATCAAAAAATTCTTCTCAATGCACAAAATGTCCTTCAATAAAATTAGAAAAAAAATCTCTACCGTGTAAAATCTGTATTGATGCTTCAAAAAAAGAAATTTCAAAACTATCTGAAGTTTTAATCAATGATATGGGAATTTCTAAAGAAAACATTCAAGTATATTTTTCTGGTAATGAAGGATTTCATGTTTATGTATATGATTTGGAATTTCAAAAACTTGGTCCTAGAGAACGATCTGATCTAACAGATTATATTTTATTCAAAGGGATGATTCCTGAAACTTTCGGAATGAAGAAATCTAAATCTGATAAAAATTTGTTCCCAAATTTTGATGAAAAAGGATGGGGCGGAAGATTTTCAAAATATGTATATGGATCAAAATCTAAAAGATCAAAAATAATTGCTGAATTACTTGTAAACGGTTATCAATCTTTTCAAAAAACACTTGATGACGTATCAGAAAATATTGGAGTAAAAATAGATCCGAACGTTACTATGGATATTCATAGAATATTTAGATTGCCTGGCTCGGTTAACAGTAAAAGTGGACTTGTAAAAATTCAATGTAATAATTTGACAAAGTTTGATCCATATGTTGAAGCATCTTTTCTGAGTGATGATTCTGTAGAAATTCTTGCAAATTGTCCAATAGAATTTAAATTAAAAAATAAAAAATTTGGCCCTTATAATGATGAAAAAATTACAATTCCTACATTTGCTGCAGTCTATATGCTTTGTAAAAAACTAGCTAGAATTGGTTGATTTTACTGGTAAGACATTAATTTACCAAATCTAAACAAAATTTGGTTTTGTATAGCGCCTCTACTGATAAGCAAGCTCCGCCTCCTGATACTGGAAAATTTATCAGGTTGGGCATTATTGCAGTCATTGCAGTAGTAATTTTTTCAATGGTTGGAAATCAGGCAGTTATTTTATCAATGAATTTTACTGAATTTGGTGATCAATTCAGTAAACCTCTCTATTATTCACTTGTTTCTACTGTTATTCTCTCTGCCATCGCCCTTATTCGTGTAAATATTAAGGAAAGATCTTCGATTTTTTGGTATGCCATCAGCACGGGAATTAGATTTTTTTCAGGTGGTGGACAACAACCAATTTCTACAAGTCTACAAAGTTTTAAAGATCACAAGTTAACGTCTCCACAATTTGTTCTTTGGCAAATCACAAAGGTATTGCTTTTTGGAGCTTTCTTTGTAAATATCATGTTTGGATTTGCAGCAATGTCTTTTATCGAGGGAAATACTTTGGGAATTGAAAATTTACCATCATTATTCTCTCTGCCTTTTGTAACTCCTGAAACTAACCCAAATTATGCATATGACAATGTTGTACCAATGATTCCTGCTTTAGTGATTTTGATTCCGCCATTACTTGCAGCAATTGGACTACGTTTAGTTTTGTATGTGGGAATACATAGAATAATCAACGTAATTACCTCTTTTTTACAAGATTCCAATGAAGGAAAACCAAGATATCTAAATTATGTCTCAACCCTTGAGGGAATAATTGGCATTGGTATTCTCTGGGTTGGCTTTAACCTCTTTTTTACAGATCAAATTGATTACAATACAAGATATGTAATTGGCGGCACACTTGTAATCGGTTCTGCATTAATTGCATTTTCTATAGTCGATAGAATTCGAGCACGTGTACTGACTCATATGTTCAAGAGAGACGTGTACATCAGAATTCTAACAATTATTGCAATTGCAATTATTGTAGCAGGAGTAGTATCTGTAAACAACAGTATTGCTGATTCTAAGAAGATTGAGTTCCTAGGGCCGTACACTGCTCAACAAATAGGGGTGAATCGTTATCTCGGTGAACTAAACAGTGTGCAAGAAAATATCCATGATGTCCAGTTAACATCTGTTTCTTCAAATAATATTAATAATTACGTAAAACAAAACAGTGACGTCCTTGATGTAATTCGGGTTTGGGATTGGGAGGCAGCATTTGCAAAGCTAAAGCCTGAAATTGGATTAATTCCATATGTTGACTTTGAAGATAATGATATTCTCAGATTCAACAATACTCTGTATTGGACTGCATCCATGAAACCAATTTTACCATCGTCTGTAAGTCTTGACAATCAGTGGTATAATGAACATCTTGTCTATACACATGTTCCTGATGGATTTTTAACTCTGGAGGCCACTGATGGTCAAATTGTTGACAGTGGCGAATTTTTCAAACAAAGAGAAATCTACTATGGTGAAGGTGGGTTATTTGAACAAACTTGGTCTGGCTATCCAAATTCAAGGGATGATCAAAATAGTGCTGAACTTGGGGGAGTATCTTATTCTGGTTTAGGAGGATTGGATGTCTCGCCACCTCTGAGTTGGATCTTTGAACCAAACTTTCTACTTTCATTTCCAACTGAATCAGTCCATATAATGCGATACAAAGATGTGCATGATAGAATGGAGACGTTGTATCCGTATTTTCTCTATGATCTATTTGGAAAGGAATTAGATTCACTTCCAGTTACTGATGGAGAGAATTCCTATTGGCTAATTCCGTTAATTATTGGATTTGATACACGAGATGTTCCCTGGTCTGTGGGTAATCCTTATTTGCGTTTGGTAGGCTATGCCCTTGTCGATTCTTACAATGGTGATATTCAATTACTAAAGACTGGAGATGATTTCTTTTCAGAAATGTTTGCTAGTCAATATTCTGAACAATTCAAACCTATGCCCTCTTGGTTAGAAGAACAAATCAGGTATCCAGTTGAATTATTCAATTGGAAAACTGAGATGTATAATATTTATCACGTAACCAACGTTGAGACCTTCATTCAAGCCAATGAGTTTTATGAAATTCCTCGAGGTCTTGATACCTACTATGTAGAAGCAAAACCTCCTGGTTTTGACCAAACAGAATTCTTGGGATTGCTCTCATTGGAATTAAAAGGATCTCAAGGAAGAAATCTTGCCGGATACATGGTGGTTGAAAATGATCTAGACAGTTTGGGCCATTTGCAATTTTATGAGATTCCACTAAACTCTACAACCAAGTTGATTGGACCTACTGCAGTAAGAGAAGCGCTAGATCGGGATCCAGAATTTGCTCAACTAAAAACACTCTTGAGAAATCCAAGAATTGGTGATAATATTTTGTATCGTGTGGGCGATCATGATGTATACTTTATTCCAGTTTATACTGCAGGTGCGGGTGGTGTAGTTGCTCAGTTGGGTACTATAGCTGCAGTGGGAGCGGCATTTAATGGAGAATATTTTGTTGGATTGGGCTCTACTCAAGAAGAAGCGTTTGAAGAATACTTGAAGAAGGTTTCTGGTGTAGCATCAACTACAACAACTGCCGATGATGATTATGTTGAACTGGTCAAGAGTGACAGAATTGATATTATCAAGTCCGTGTTTGAAGAAAATGGCATCACGGTATCTGAGCCTACATCCATTCAGATTCCGTTGTCATTTAATGAAGGAGAATTGTTCTTCTTTACTGAAGATGATCGTGAGGATGCTGAAGAATTCCTATCCGAATTCATTGATGACTTTGTAAAGCCACGTAGTGACCGAGTCTTCATGTGGCAAGAAGAAACCGATCTCAATATTGGAACTGTATTTGTAAAAGATGGAGTTCCTGAGATACACTATGTATCAATTGAGGTAGGCAACTAATTGCTACTTGTTGTTGATAACGGCTCCATCTATACAAAGCAACTAACCTATTTTTTAGGTAAAAAGGGGATTTTATTTGAAAAACAAGCTTCTCAATACCTAGATCTAAATTTACTTACAAATTACAATTCTTTCATTCTTTCAGGGAGGAGAAAAAATGAAAAAAAGATCAATGAAATCAACTCCAAAATTATTAAACATTGTGTCAAAAATAATGTCAAGTTGCTTGGGATCTGTTATGGTGCAGAAATTTTAGCTTTAACGTTGGGTGGTACGATTAGAAAAACTTCATTTGTTCAAAAAGGCATTGAATCAATTCAAACGTCCAAAGAGAATTTGATCTGTAATGGTTATTTGGACGTGTTTGAGAGTCATGCTTTTGAGATATCTCGACTACCTAGTGTTCTGATGCCTCTTGCTGATTCTAAGAATTGTAAGTATGAAATAATTCAATATGAAAAAAAATCAATTTTTGGAACCCAGTTTCATCCTGAAATGAGCCAAGATGGCAATGATTTAATTGAAAAATTCTGTTCACTCTGATTGATTTTAATAACTCTCAAAATTTCTTTATTTTATGGGGGGAGAAAATCATGAATTACTTTTGCCCCTTGTTGAAGAAGAAAATATTTGTCTTCCATTGCCTATCAACGTTGTATCGAAATACTGGAATGTCGAATTGTCTATGGATGAAGCTATAGATATCGCAAAAAAATATTCTGGATTTGAGGGGAGTATTTTGATTGAAGGGATAGAATTTGCAGAAAGATGTGGTTTGACGTGTAAAATTGTTCATTCATCTTTAGTTGAATTAAAAAAAATCATTGACTTGGGAATTCCTCCAATTGTTATTCTTCCAGGAATACCTGAAATTACACAACATGCTTCTGTAATCACTGGCTATAATGATGAAGAAAAAACTATTCTTCACTATATTCAAAAAGGCAATCAAGAGGGTGAACAACAAGAAGGGGCAATACCTCAAGGAATATTTGAAAAGGAATGGTCTGAAGAAGGTAAATTATTGATTATTTTAGCTCCCTCTGAAATTCTGTCTTCTGTTGAACTTGAAAAAGGTTCTAACAACGACTCAAACTTTTTGTGTTTTGTTTCTGAAAAACAAAATATTTTAAAAAATTATTCTCAAGCACTTCAATCATTGAAGCAGGCTGTTGATCTCGATGTAAGCAATTCTACTGCTTTGAATTTATTAGGTGCAGCGATGAATGGGCAAAACTCTCCTGAATGTATCAAGTATTATGAAAAATGTATAGAAATCAATAATAGATCATTTTTGAGTTTTAATGGTTTGGGAAATTTTTATCTCAAAACAAATCAATTTGAAAAAGCTGAAGACTGCTATTCAAAAGCCATTGAAATAAATCCTAAAAGATCTGCAAAAATTTACAAAAATCGCGCTTATCTTAGAGAAAAACAAAACAAAAATTCTGATGCAAAAGATGATCTTAAGAATTATTTAAAATATTATTCAAAAGCACCTGATCGAGGTATAATAGAACAAGCAATCAGAGAATTATAATGCGGAGTACGGGATTTGAACCCGCGGCCTTCAGCTTGGGAAGCTGACGTCATACCAGACTAAACTAACTCCGCCTATAACAAATTCATTAACTATGATTAAATATCTTAATTGTTGAGTTTAGGTATGGATGCAAGATGTCCTGAATGCGAAAGAGTTGCAAAATTAGATGATGAAATTACTAATGTAAAATGCCCTCATTGTAATTTCGAAGCTGATTATGAGACTTATATTGAAATTATGAAGGATCATGCGATCAATATGTCATCTGACTATATTCCAGATCGACCTGGAATCTGATTACCAATAATTTCCTTTATCTGAGCAATCTAAATGAGCTCCACAGTTGGGACAAAACATGTGACATGCTTGCATGTCCACCATTTTGTTGTCGCACCTTGGACATCTGATCTCTTCCATTATTGGTATCCATGTTAAACTTGATTTAAAAATAATGTCCAAAGGTTAATTAGTCGTTCAACTTTTTTTTGAAATAATTGGCAAACTTCAAACTTACAATCTCTGACATTAAAGGAAAGTCAATTTCAAAAGAACTCAAAGACGGTGATGCTAATCCATTTTTAGGATTGCAGCTTGGCAATGAAACTGATGCATCGATAGCTGGATTAACCGGAAAATTAAAACTCACTGGTGGAAGTGACAAGTCTGGTGTTCCTATGAGAGTTGATGTTCATGGTGCCGCAAGAAAAAGAGTTCTTTTAGTTAGAGGCGTTGGTCTGCAAGATGCAGAATATGGACAAAGAAAAAGAAAACTAATGCGTGGAAATACAGTGTCAGAAGAAATTTATCAACTAAACTGTAAGTTTGATGGAGAACTACCAGTAGAAGCACCTGCAGAAGAAAAAACTGAAGATAAAAAAGAATAGCTTAACATATGCCGATTCTATATTTTGACTCATGCATTGGAGAGATACTCTTCCTGATTGGTACATTAAAAAATACGGTTATCAGCCCTGTGTAAACATTGGTACTGCCGGTCATGTAGATCATGGAAAAACTACTCTGATTCAAGCTTTAACAGGTTCATGGACCAGTGTACATAGCCAAGAACTAAAACGTGGCATTACAATTCGTGTTGGTTATTCTGATGCTGCATTTTACAAATGTAAGAATTGTGAAGAACCTTTGGGATATTCCACAACTCCAAAATGTAACAATTGTGAAAAAGAAAGTGAATTATCTAGAGTTGTAAGTTTTGTAGATAGTCCGGGACACGAAAGTTTGATGTCAAACATGCTTTCAGGTTCTGCATTAATGGATGGTGCATTATTACTAGCTGCTGCAAATGAAAATGTTCCTAAACCACAAACAAAAGAACATCTTTTGGCTCTTCAAACTCTTGGAATTCAACAGATCGTTATAGTTCAGAATAAGGTTGATTTAATTTCTTATGAGGAAGCTCTTACAAATTATCAAGACATTACAAAATTTGTTAAAGGAACACATGCCGCAAAAGCACCAATAATTCCAATTTCTGCACAATCTGGATTAAATGTTGATGCGTTAATTGGTGCCATAGAATCCACAATCAAAACACCAGAAAGAGATGAAAAAGCAGATACGGTAATGCATGTTTTACGTTCTTTTGATGTTAACAAACCTGGAATAAAATTAAAAGATATCAAAGGCGGTGTAATTGGAGGAAGTCTCACCCAAGGAGTTTTCAGCATTGGGGATGAAATTGAGATTAAACCTGGTATATTGAACGAAAAGAAAAAATCATACGAGCCGTTACTTACTGAAATTACCTCATTGGGAACCGCTGCTGGAATCGTCGATTCAGTAAAACCAGGAGGTCTTATTGCAATTGGCACAAAATTAGATCCTTCAATGACAAGAAGTGATTTTTTTATCGGTTCAGTCATTGGCAAACCTGGCACACTTCCTGAAAACTCTACTTTGCTAAAATTAAACGTGAATCTATTTGATTCTGCAGTTGGGGCTGCTGAAGATATTAAGGTCCAGCCAATTCAATCTGGAGAGTTACTTCGATTGAATATAGGTACTGCTCCTGTGTTGGGGAAAGTAACTAAAATAAAGTCAGAAAACATTGAGATTGAATTAAGAAGACCTGCATGTATATTTGAAGATGGAAATGTTGCCATTAGTAGAAGAATATCTGAACGATGGAGACTTATTGGTGCAGGAATAGTTGGTTGACATAATTTGCGACACAAATTTTCTTATTCATTTGGCAACTAGAAGAATTAAAAATATTGATAATCTAGATGTGGAAATTGGTCAAATTACTTTTGTCGTGCCACAAGTAGTGAAAAATGAATTATCTGAACTATTAAAAAATCCCACAAAAAATAAAGACATTCAATCAACTCTTAACTACATCAGAAATTTCAAAGTAATTCCAATTTTAGGCACATTTGCTGACAAAGAATTGCTTGAACATGTTTCAAAAAACCGTGCCATAATTGCTACGATGGATAAAGAACTAAAAAAACAGATTAAACAATACGGGAGTTCAATACTGTCTTTTTCTGGAAATAGAATAGTTCTAGAATCTTAGTAAAATTTAACATTAAGTTTTTTTTAATGAAATTCATGAGTGTTTTTTCTTTAGAAAGTCAAGCGTTTGAAAATGGTGAGGTTATTCCCAAAAAATATGGTTATAAAAATGGAAATTTTAGTCTTCCATTAAAAATCAATCATGTTCCCAAAAATACGTTATCTTTAGCTCTTGTCATGGATGATCCTGATGCTGTAGGTGCCGTTGGAAAAGTTTGGGTACATTGGGTTGTGTGGAATATTGATCCCAAAATTAACGAGTTAAAAGAAAATTCTATACCATCTAGCTGCATTGAAGGTGAAACTGACTTTGGGGAAATTGGGTATGGTGGACCTGCGCCTCCTGACAGAGAACATACTTACATTTTCAAACTTTATGCATTAGATGTAAAACTAGATTCTGTCAAAGGTTCCACAAAAAATCAAATAGAAAAAGACATGAAAAATCATATCGTTGCTGAAACTTGTCTTAAAGGAAGAT
Coding sequences within it:
- a CDS encoding DNA primase translates to MLALGQDEIAKYPFLADAGDYLKDKGFSIYNFGIDPVLKISVDKAYHRITASTEGKIYDSDLIDGQASKPYILEREVFSFLVAIVLIKLSRMPTLVKRFALAEARRAESYLKKDLGRASNPSEIDLLKKIIFELSGIEVMKKDDFFTISVPDYLKQSATFNEKEWKLINRHVENGKVFLNSEKIVRLLRKEISVYISSKINKSPTPEMIPGLETKVNDLISLAKKYTPVFVSTGEYPPCIKHAINILEKGENLAHSGRFMLATFLLAKGQSVQQIAPLFKNAPDYNERVTLYQLNNLAGTSGSGTQYFCPSCQKLQAQSLCFATSECDNIINPMQFGRKKK
- a CDS encoding twitching motility protein PilT is translated as MVDIICDTNFLIHLATRRIKNIDNLDVEIGQITFVVPQVVKNELSELLKNPTKNKDIQSTLNYIRNFKVIPILGTFADKELLEHVSKNRAIIATMDKELKKQIKQYGSSILSFSGNRIVLES
- a CDS encoding zinc-domain-containing protein, whose amino-acid sequence is MDARCPECERVAKLDDEITNVKCPHCNFEADYETYIEIMKDHAINMSSDYIPDRPGI
- a CDS encoding DNA primase — protein: MQEADMQFLEGSFKKYYFDHFDQIKVPERTLEREFGYQKFNSGMIRHLAIKDDKELHLMLMNNTPSDVYCSNGYYTFPNLPMNEKDWKEADLIFDIDAKDLNLPCRTSHTVSICNECNEVSKNSSQCTKCPSIKLEKKSLPCKICIDASKKEISKLSEVLINDMGISKENIQVYFSGNEGFHVYVYDLEFQKLGPRERSDLTDYILFKGMIPETFGMKKSKSDKNLFPNFDEKGWGGRFSKYVYGSKSKRSKIIAELLVNGYQSFQKTLDDVSENIGVKIDPNVTMDIHRIFRLPGSVNSKSGLVKIQCNNLTKFDPYVEASFLSDDSVEILANCPIEFKLKNKKFGPYNDEKITIPTFAAVYMLCKKLARIG
- a CDS encoding translation initiation factor IF-2 subunit gamma, coding for MHWRDTLPDWYIKKYGYQPCVNIGTAGHVDHGKTTLIQALTGSWTSVHSQELKRGITIRVGYSDAAFYKCKNCEEPLGYSTTPKCNNCEKESELSRVVSFVDSPGHESLMSNMLSGSALMDGALLLAAANENVPKPQTKEHLLALQTLGIQQIVIVQNKVDLISYEEALTNYQDITKFVKGTHAAKAPIIPISAQSGLNVDALIGAIESTIKTPERDEKADTVMHVLRSFDVNKPGIKLKDIKGGVIGGSLTQGVFSIGDEIEIKPGILNEKKKSYEPLLTEITSLGTAAGIVDSVKPGGLIAIGTKLDPSMTRSDFFIGSVIGKPGTLPENSTLLKLNVNLFDSAVGAAEDIKVQPIQSGELLRLNIGTAPVLGKVTKIKSENIEIELRRPACIFEDGNVAISRRISERWRLIGAGIVG
- a CDS encoding 30S ribosomal protein S6e, which produces MANFKLTISDIKGKSISKELKDGDANPFLGLQLGNETDASIAGLTGKLKLTGGSDKSGVPMRVDVHGAARKRVLLVRGVGLQDAEYGQRKRKLMRGNTVSEEIYQLNCKFDGELPVEAPAEEKTEDKKE
- a CDS encoding YbhB/YbcL family Raf kinase inhibitor-like protein: MSVFSLESQAFENGEVIPKKYGYKNGNFSLPLKINHVPKNTLSLALVMDDPDAVGAVGKVWVHWVVWNIDPKINELKENSIPSSCIEGETDFGEIGYGGPAPPDREHTYIFKLYALDVKLDSVKGSTKNQIEKDMKNHIVAETCLKGRYSP
- a CDS encoding tetratricopeptide repeat protein; the encoded protein is MGGENHELLLPLVEEENICLPLPINVVSKYWNVELSMDEAIDIAKKYSGFEGSILIEGIEFAERCGLTCKIVHSSLVELKKIIDLGIPPIVILPGIPEITQHASVITGYNDEEKTILHYIQKGNQEGEQQEGAIPQGIFEKEWSEEGKLLIILAPSEILSSVELEKGSNNDSNFLCFVSEKQNILKNYSQALQSLKQAVDLDVSNSTALNLLGAAMNGQNSPECIKYYEKCIEINNRSFLSFNGLGNFYLKTNQFEKAEDCYSKAIEINPKRSAKIYKNRAYLREKQNKNSDAKDDLKNYLKYYSKAPDRGIIEQAIREL
- a CDS encoding glutamine amidotransferase codes for the protein MLLVVDNGSIYTKQLTYFLGKKGILFEKQASQYLDLNLLTNYNSFILSGRRKNEKKINEINSKIIKHCVKNNVKLLGICYGAEILALTLGGTIRKTSFVQKGIESIQTSKENLICNGYLDVFESHAFEISRLPSVLMPLADSKNCKYEIIQYEKKSIFGTQFHPEMSQDGNDLIEKFCSL